A region from the Muribaculum gordoncarteri genome encodes:
- a CDS encoding TonB family protein, with the protein MGALLVYSIIVGVTLIPIYLIVRLLMSGLTCWRFNRGLILFGYLIALAMPFVIGWIHSIDFSDGAVLDIEVGLPSVMAVVADGEVDAVSPVKWWCAGVIALYFTGLLFFLLRELFIWNRMHSVISRSSHVTMPDGNVLCIHFDESIAPFSWYRYIVMSQKDYDEGGSTVIMHESMHIKARHWLDLLLAEAVALLVWYNPAGWLMRNELQAVHEYEADNGVVTGGANVRDYQLLLIQKAVGSRFPSIANSLDHSNLSKRIKMMLRKKSSPVQRWRAIAAVPALALTAVVFFNPGVAEALESLSTAKVTNYVAIMQEEPAAAAVAEPEQSPIALPSQSGEGDDGVYRSAETMPQYEGGEAALMKFIASNLKWIPGGKNGRLIVQFVVKKDGTVGDVKAVRSLSPEQDAEAERVVRMLKFTPGMVDGKPVDVWYTLPVSFRSKADAKPASPKKAPAAGESISGDDAYTAVETMPRYEGGEVALMKFMASNLKWIPGGKNGRLVMQFVVKKDGTVGDVKVLRPLSPEQDAEAERVVRMLKFTPGMMQGKPVNVWYTLPVSFRETKQSNSNTNSNTAPGTTTTTTTTTDGVSTTEVSYSPGN; encoded by the coding sequence ATGGGCGCTCTCCTTGTATATTCGATTATCGTCGGCGTTACGCTCATCCCCATCTACCTTATAGTGAGGTTGCTCATGAGCGGGTTGACATGCTGGCGTTTCAACCGGGGACTGATATTGTTCGGTTACCTGATAGCATTGGCTATGCCATTTGTCATCGGCTGGATTCACTCGATTGACTTCAGTGACGGTGCCGTGCTCGACATTGAAGTGGGGCTGCCGTCGGTCATGGCTGTCGTTGCCGACGGTGAAGTCGATGCGGTTTCCCCGGTCAAGTGGTGGTGTGCGGGTGTGATAGCTCTATATTTCACGGGGCTTCTATTCTTCCTTTTGAGGGAGCTGTTCATCTGGAACAGGATGCACTCGGTCATCTCACGCAGCAGCCATGTCACGATGCCCGACGGCAATGTGCTCTGCATCCACTTCGATGAAAGCATCGCACCGTTCAGCTGGTACCGTTACATCGTCATGTCGCAGAAGGACTACGACGAAGGCGGCTCTACCGTCATCATGCATGAATCGATGCACATAAAGGCAAGGCACTGGCTCGATCTGCTGCTTGCCGAGGCTGTGGCTCTTCTCGTGTGGTACAATCCCGCAGGATGGCTTATGCGCAACGAGCTGCAGGCCGTTCACGAATATGAAGCCGACAACGGTGTCGTGACCGGTGGCGCAAATGTGCGTGACTATCAACTATTGCTAATACAAAAGGCCGTTGGCTCCAGATTCCCGTCCATCGCCAACAGCCTTGACCATTCTAATTTATCTAAACGTATTAAAATGATGCTACGTAAAAAAAGTTCTCCCGTGCAGCGTTGGCGAGCTATAGCCGCCGTACCTGCCTTGGCGTTGACCGCCGTTGTGTTCTTTAATCCCGGTGTCGCAGAGGCTCTTGAGTCGCTGTCGACTGCCAAAGTTACCAATTATGTCGCAATTATGCAAGAGGAACCGGCTGCCGCTGCGGTTGCCGAGCCTGAACAGTCGCCTATTGCATTGCCGTCACAGTCGGGCGAAGGTGACGATGGAGTGTATCGTTCGGCTGAAACTATGCCGCAATATGAGGGCGGCGAGGCGGCTTTGATGAAGTTTATCGCCTCCAATCTGAAGTGGATTCCCGGCGGCAAAAACGGCCGACTCATCGTGCAGTTTGTAGTGAAGAAGGATGGCACTGTAGGCGATGTCAAGGCTGTGCGATCTCTTTCACCCGAGCAGGATGCCGAGGCCGAGCGCGTAGTGCGCATGCTCAAGTTCACTCCCGGAATGGTGGATGGCAAGCCCGTCGATGTGTGGTACACTCTTCCCGTGTCGTTCCGCAGTAAGGCTGATGCCAAGCCTGCATCCCCGAAAAAAGCTCCGGCGGCCGGAGAGAGCATATCAGGCGACGACGCATATACCGCTGTTGAAACCATGCCTCGCTATGAGGGCGGTGAGGTGGCCTTGATGAAGTTCATGGCTTCCAATCTGAAATGGATTCCCGGGGGCAAGAACGGCCGGCTCGTAATGCAGTTTGTAGTGAAGAAGGATGGCACTGTAGGCGATGTCAAGGTTCTGCGTCCGCTTTCACCCGAGCAGGATGCAGAGGCCGAGCGCGTAGTGCGCATGCTCAAGTTCACTCCCGGCATGATGCAGGGCAAGCCCGTAAATGTGTGGTACACTCTTCCGGTGTCGTTCCGTGAAACCAAGCAGTCCAATTCAAACACCAACTCCAATACGGCTCCCGGTACTACGACAACCACCACGACCACTACCGACGGTGTGTCGACAACCGAGGTTTCCTATAGCCCGGGCAATTGA
- a CDS encoding BlaI/MecI/CopY family transcriptional regulator produces the protein MAIKELTRKEEEIMNFFWAHGPLYVKDILEFYDDPKPHFNTVSTIVRGLEEKGFVAHEAHGKTYRYYASVSQFDMGRRTLKSIVERFFKNSYLGVVSSLVKDEDITADELRRLIDEVERNEEKK, from the coding sequence ATGGCAATCAAAGAACTTACAAGAAAAGAGGAAGAGATTATGAACTTCTTTTGGGCTCACGGACCGTTGTATGTAAAGGACATCCTTGAATTCTACGACGACCCGAAGCCTCATTTCAATACCGTGTCGACCATTGTGCGCGGTCTTGAGGAGAAGGGATTTGTGGCTCATGAGGCTCACGGCAAGACCTACCGTTACTATGCCTCGGTATCGCAGTTTGACATGGGTCGTCGCACTCTCAAGTCGATTGTTGAGCGCTTTTTCAAGAATTCCTATCTCGGCGTAGTGTCATCGCTGGTTAAGGACGAGGACATAACGGCCGATGAGTTGCGACGTCTTATCGACGAAGTTGAACGTAACGAAGAGAAGAAGTAA
- a CDS encoding sialate O-acetylesterase has product MKRKITFLVMALLAILPIFKVSAAAESKPDPKFYIYLCIGQSNMEAGATPAEQDKDFNDPRFQFMAAVDMPNLGREMGKWYTAVPPICREGNNLGPVDFFGRKMIEVLPPDYRVGVINVSVAGAKIELWDKDDYKEYIDNERDWMKNIVSQYGGNPYERLVKMAKLAQKDGVIKGILMHQGESNSQDPLWPERVKRIYDNLCKDLKLNPKQTPLLAGELKYAEQGGVCAAFNTTIMPNLPKVLPNAHIISALGCESTGDQFHFSTEGMRLLGQRFADKMLQLQGFKPEEKRTLTLKPDKLGIEISPTLRGIFFEDINNSLDGGICAQLIQNNSFQAYNVPDAPANEFSTCDSVFFGWTVVSKGDAKGSARAVADKPLVKNLKRHYDFDPNDKYDDEQRYKQYSVRFEVENPGDGFGIAANGFGIAEYGRGKEFYYSNNTQTPSIPAVKDVSYDLGMYLQGEAYKGGFKVYLEDKDGNVNSNVLTFTGIPDDWKKYEGTLKALNSADSRLCIVADAPGVFYLDFVTLLPEASQLWNDGKNGPFRKDLMQALADLKPTFMRFPGGCASEGPNYFGQVFWKNSIGSPEERIGFRNHWGYWTSQYVGFYEYLLMAEALGATPLPVLNNGVTCQFAGHQYVAPLDTEEDRARFNSIFVQDALDFIEFCNGPVDSKWGALRAEMGHPEPFNLKYLGIGNENRGDAFWERFDIMYNAVKEKYPEIVVVSTSGAADAGKEFDANMKEIDSKYANTIVDEHYYKNNDWFYSHRDRYNSDKVRGAEGLTYDRNRPTRVFVGEFANNMTNNDYASAMAEAAYWTGLERNSDMVVMAAYAPLFCKKGYNKWNSNLIWFDNRGMWRSCNYYYQKLFSEAGDRAFFMSDAMKGSAPDTTIYTSPTIDTATGEIFIKFVNSEAVDKRITVNTGSGTRYEAEMEFISSHDTSLKNQKEQNYYSSHPDYNKDPMDNVPPGMKERPGMREMAWRFAKRVSYNEAVVPHTVDLGTVKGKFELTMPENSVGILRLKSVK; this is encoded by the coding sequence ATGAAAAGGAAAATTACATTTCTTGTGATGGCGCTACTTGCCATACTGCCAATTTTCAAGGTTTCAGCGGCCGCGGAGAGTAAGCCCGACCCTAAATTTTACATCTACCTCTGTATCGGTCAGTCCAACATGGAAGCCGGTGCCACGCCTGCCGAGCAGGACAAGGATTTCAACGATCCGCGTTTCCAGTTCATGGCAGCCGTCGACATGCCCAACCTCGGGCGTGAGATGGGAAAATGGTACACTGCCGTGCCGCCTATCTGTCGCGAAGGCAACAACCTCGGTCCGGTGGATTTCTTCGGACGAAAAATGATTGAAGTTCTTCCTCCCGACTATCGCGTGGGCGTAATCAACGTGTCGGTTGCGGGAGCCAAAATCGAGCTTTGGGACAAGGACGATTATAAGGAGTATATCGACAACGAGCGCGACTGGATGAAGAACATCGTCAGCCAGTATGGCGGCAATCCTTATGAGCGTCTTGTGAAGATGGCAAAGCTTGCCCAGAAGGACGGTGTCATAAAGGGCATCCTCATGCACCAGGGCGAGTCCAACTCGCAGGACCCCCTATGGCCCGAGCGAGTAAAGCGAATCTACGACAATCTGTGCAAGGATCTTAAGCTCAACCCCAAGCAGACTCCTCTTCTTGCCGGTGAACTTAAGTATGCCGAGCAGGGCGGTGTGTGCGCGGCGTTCAACACCACCATTATGCCCAACCTTCCGAAGGTACTTCCCAACGCACACATAATTTCGGCTCTCGGTTGCGAGAGCACGGGCGACCAGTTCCACTTCAGCACCGAGGGAATGAGGCTTCTCGGACAGCGTTTCGCCGACAAGATGCTCCAGCTTCAGGGATTCAAGCCCGAGGAGAAAAGAACTCTCACCCTCAAGCCCGACAAGCTCGGAATCGAGATTAGCCCGACACTCAGGGGAATATTCTTTGAGGACATAAACAACTCGCTTGACGGCGGTATATGTGCGCAGCTCATCCAGAACAATTCGTTCCAGGCCTATAATGTGCCCGATGCTCCGGCTAACGAATTTTCGACATGCGACAGCGTGTTCTTCGGTTGGACGGTCGTAAGCAAGGGCGATGCCAAGGGTAGCGCAAGGGCTGTCGCCGACAAGCCTCTCGTGAAGAACCTGAAGCGTCACTACGATTTCGATCCCAATGACAAATATGATGATGAACAGCGTTACAAGCAGTACAGCGTGCGCTTTGAGGTGGAAAACCCCGGCGACGGTTTCGGAATCGCAGCCAACGGCTTCGGCATCGCCGAATACGGAAGAGGCAAGGAGTTCTACTACTCCAACAATACCCAGACCCCGTCGATTCCGGCCGTAAAGGATGTAAGCTACGACCTCGGAATGTATCTGCAGGGCGAGGCCTACAAGGGCGGTTTCAAGGTCTATCTTGAGGATAAGGACGGTAATGTAAACTCCAATGTGCTTACATTCACAGGCATCCCCGATGATTGGAAGAAATATGAAGGAACCCTGAAGGCCCTTAACAGCGCTGACAGCCGACTATGCATCGTTGCTGACGCTCCCGGTGTCTTCTACCTCGATTTCGTCACTCTGCTTCCTGAAGCGTCACAGCTCTGGAACGATGGAAAGAACGGCCCCTTCCGCAAGGATCTCATGCAGGCGCTCGCCGACCTCAAACCCACATTCATGCGTTTCCCCGGCGGATGTGCTTCCGAGGGCCCCAACTATTTCGGACAGGTGTTCTGGAAAAACTCCATCGGCTCTCCCGAGGAGAGGATCGGATTCCGTAACCATTGGGGCTACTGGACTTCGCAGTATGTGGGCTTCTACGAGTATCTCCTTATGGCCGAAGCTCTCGGTGCAACTCCGCTCCCCGTGCTTAATAACGGCGTTACGTGCCAGTTTGCCGGACATCAGTATGTAGCACCCCTCGATACCGAGGAGGATAGGGCGAGATTCAACAGCATATTCGTCCAGGACGCTCTCGACTTTATAGAGTTCTGCAACGGCCCCGTCGACAGCAAGTGGGGTGCGCTGAGAGCCGAAATGGGACATCCCGAACCCTTCAACCTCAAATACCTCGGCATAGGTAACGAGAACAGAGGCGATGCTTTCTGGGAACGCTTCGACATCATGTACAATGCTGTCAAGGAGAAGTATCCTGAGATTGTTGTCGTTTCAACCTCCGGTGCCGCTGATGCAGGCAAGGAGTTTGACGCCAACATGAAGGAGATCGATTCAAAGTATGCCAATACGATAGTCGACGAACACTACTATAAAAACAACGACTGGTTCTACAGCCACCGTGACCGATACAACTCCGACAAGGTGCGCGGTGCCGAGGGACTTACCTACGACCGCAACCGTCCTACGAGAGTGTTTGTGGGCGAGTTTGCCAACAACATGACCAACAATGACTATGCTTCCGCCATGGCCGAGGCCGCCTATTGGACCGGACTGGAGCGCAATTCCGATATGGTCGTCATGGCTGCCTATGCGCCTCTCTTCTGCAAGAAGGGCTACAACAAGTGGAACTCCAACCTTATATGGTTTGACAACCGCGGAATGTGGCGCTCATGCAACTACTACTATCAGAAACTGTTCTCCGAAGCCGGCGACAGAGCCTTCTTCATGTCCGATGCCATGAAGGGCAGTGCTCCTGACACCACTATATACACATCGCCCACTATCGACACCGCCACAGGCGAGATTTTCATCAAGTTTGTCAACTCGGAGGCTGTCGACAAGCGCATCACCGTCAATACCGGTTCGGGTACACGTTATGAGGCTGAAATGGAATTCATCTCGTCACATGACACCTCGCTTAAGAACCAGAAGGAGCAGAACTACTATTCAAGCCATCCCGACTACAATAAGGATCCCATGGACAATGTTCCTCCGGGCATGAAGGAACGACCCGGTATGCGCGAAATGGCATGGCGTTTTGCCAAGAGAGTGTCATATAACGAAGCGGTGGTTCCCCACACAGTCGATCTCGGCACGGTTAAGGGCAAGTTTGAATTAACCATGCCTGAAAATTCGGTTGGAATCCTACGCTTGAAATCGGTGAAGTAA
- a CDS encoding alpha-l-rhamnosidase, which translates to MLKRFVILSFAIVGALGAAAVTPRLVKAADNGWGSTSVNTTVFRNNSLVTHDGVQYISYYDADGYLTLGSRDVDADRWNIHRTQYKGNAADAHNVISMMVDGDGYLHVSFDHHGHPLKYCRSVKPGSLELGELESMTGIDEDNVTYPEFYTLKGGDLLFAFRSGSSGRGNLVMNRYDLKSRKWHRVQDVLIDGEDERNAYWQLYVDASGTIHLSWVWRETWLVETNHDLCYARSLDNGVTWQRSDGTPYTLPITQDNAEYAWRIPQNSELINQTSMSADAEGHPYIATYWRDADSEVPQYRIVWNDGSKWNARQVTQRTQPFSLAGGGTKMIPIARPRMVAHGDSIYYIFRDAERGSRVSLAYTDAGPSGEWKVADLTDFGVDAWEPSLDSELWKSSRRLHVFVQPSLQGDGERMVDSPDQPVYVLEVTK; encoded by the coding sequence ATGTTAAAGCGTTTTGTAATCTTGTCATTCGCAATTGTCGGCGCCTTGGGGGCCGCGGCCGTAACTCCGCGACTTGTAAAGGCTGCCGACAACGGCTGGGGAAGCACCTCGGTCAACACCACGGTGTTTCGCAACAATTCACTTGTCACTCATGACGGCGTGCAGTACATCAGTTACTATGATGCCGACGGCTATCTCACGCTCGGCAGCCGTGATGTCGACGCCGACCGGTGGAACATTCACCGCACTCAGTATAAAGGTAACGCCGCCGACGCCCATAATGTCATAAGCATGATGGTCGACGGCGACGGTTATCTTCATGTTTCGTTTGACCACCACGGCCATCCGCTGAAGTATTGTCGCAGCGTTAAGCCGGGGTCGCTTGAGCTTGGTGAGCTGGAGTCCATGACCGGTATCGACGAGGACAATGTCACCTATCCCGAATTCTATACGCTCAAAGGCGGCGACCTGCTTTTTGCGTTCCGCTCGGGTTCGTCGGGCCGTGGCAATCTGGTCATGAACCGCTATGACCTTAAGAGCCGCAAGTGGCATCGCGTGCAGGATGTGCTGATCGACGGCGAGGATGAACGTAACGCCTACTGGCAGCTCTATGTCGACGCGTCGGGCACAATACACCTCTCATGGGTGTGGCGTGAAACGTGGCTTGTGGAAACCAATCACGACCTGTGCTATGCGCGTTCGCTCGATAACGGCGTGACATGGCAGCGCTCCGACGGCACCCCTTACACTCTGCCCATAACGCAGGACAATGCCGAGTATGCTTGGCGCATACCCCAGAACTCCGAACTGATAAATCAAACGAGCATGAGCGCCGATGCCGAGGGACATCCTTACATAGCCACATATTGGCGTGACGCCGACAGTGAGGTGCCGCAGTATCGCATCGTGTGGAACGACGGCTCCAAGTGGAACGCCCGTCAGGTGACGCAGCGCACACAGCCTTTCTCGCTCGCGGGCGGAGGCACCAAGATGATTCCCATAGCGCGTCCGCGCATGGTGGCCCACGGTGACTCCATATATTATATATTCCGTGATGCCGAGCGTGGAAGCCGCGTGTCGCTGGCCTATACCGATGCCGGCCCGTCGGGTGAATGGAAGGTTGCCGACCTCACCGACTTTGGCGTAGATGCATGGGAGCCCTCGCTCGACTCCGAGTTGTGGAAAAGCTCACGCCGTTTGCACGTATTCGTGCAGCCGTCGTTGCAGGGCGACGGTGAACGCATGGTCGATTCGCCCGATCAGCCTGTCTACGTGCTTGAAGTGACGAAATAA
- a CDS encoding OmpA family protein → MADKDFTHRKLQGHPQPKSLNAKEVQKELPGHIQPKELEVHPEPMGLPAHEKSGAADAAGIAAAAMGATAAAAGAANKPSADVETADVDNTPKYVKWGAIGVLALVVAALAGLFLGGRHWNLASSEPQMARNTVVTKVNSPAGTSSTVDSPAPTSLFLVVMGDDKNVEIGDENADVAINTTSVTLPDVDVIAQYDEGDNAAAAAAAPSDAATVSATAATAPTTSATAAKTAPAASASNNVAASGASVICLFGFDSSEVQDTKTLENLAAEAKKSGRNVVIKAYTDEVGNVDYNKALSMRRAKAVSDYLVAHGVPADHISTQGMGPTHAFATNARDRFAQVTLN, encoded by the coding sequence ATGGCTGACAAGGATTTTACCCACCGAAAGCTTCAAGGGCATCCACAGCCCAAGAGCCTGAATGCCAAAGAGGTTCAGAAAGAACTCCCGGGGCATATACAACCAAAGGAGTTGGAAGTGCATCCCGAACCGATGGGGCTTCCCGCTCATGAAAAGAGCGGCGCTGCGGATGCTGCAGGAATCGCCGCTGCGGCAATGGGAGCGACAGCTGCCGCCGCAGGTGCTGCAAACAAACCGTCGGCCGACGTTGAAACAGCCGATGTTGACAATACTCCAAAATATGTGAAGTGGGGCGCTATCGGCGTGCTTGCTCTCGTTGTGGCCGCTTTGGCCGGATTGTTCCTGGGTGGCCGTCACTGGAATCTCGCTTCGTCGGAACCGCAGATGGCACGTAACACTGTCGTCACTAAGGTAAATTCGCCTGCAGGCACTTCGTCGACCGTTGACTCGCCTGCTCCCACATCACTGTTCCTCGTCGTCATGGGCGATGACAAGAATGTGGAGATAGGCGATGAAAATGCCGATGTCGCAATTAATACTACATCGGTCACACTCCCCGATGTCGATGTCATAGCACAGTATGACGAAGGCGATAACGCTGCCGCCGCTGCTGCCGCTCCTTCCGATGCCGCCACGGTTTCGGCAACTGCAGCCACAGCCCCGACAACTTCGGCCACCGCTGCCAAGACGGCTCCGGCAGCTTCAGCAAGCAATAATGTTGCCGCTTCCGGTGCATCGGTTATTTGCCTTTTCGGATTTGACAGCTCCGAAGTACAGGATACCAAGACTCTTGAGAATCTTGCCGCCGAGGCTAAGAAGAGCGGACGCAACGTAGTGATAAAGGCCTATACCGATGAGGTTGGCAATGTCGACTACAATAAGGCGTTGAGCATGCGTCGAGCCAAGGCCGTCAGTGACTATCTCGTGGCTCACGGCGTTCCTGCCGACCACATATCGACTCAGGGTATGGGCCCGACTCACGCATTTGCAACCAATGCTCGTGACCGCTTTGCACAAGTGACTCTTAATTAG
- a CDS encoding SulP family inorganic anion transporter, which produces MNLSGTIDFRPKLISALSHYSLSRFKDDLIAGIVVGIVALPLAIAFGIASGVSPTIGLITAIIGGFLVSAFGGNSVQIGGPTGAFIVIVYSIIQNYGLQGLAIATLMAGLILILLGIFHLGTVIKFIPYPIVVGFTSGIALTIFSTQINDFLGLGLTDVPSDFLSKWGVYLSNIANIDLPTLGVGVVSLLIIILTPMISKKLPGSLIAIIIVTAAVYLLKATFPEIAVETIGDRFGNLPTDIPQPKGFELSMNTINILLPSAFTIAILCAIESLLSATVADGVTGSHTNSNTELIGQGIANVVVPFFGGIPVTGAIARTMTNITNGGRTPVAGIIHTVVLLLIFLFLMPLINMVPMACLAAVLIVVSYNMSGWRTVVGIFKSPKSDISVLLVTFLLTVIFDLTIAIEIGLLLAIILFLRRVMENTQIKVYSEQLDVAEGTDATTHEVLDVSRGVEVYEIDGPFFFGVATKFDEMMRSTLGTKPIVRIIRMRKVPFIDATAVHNLEILIKSSQSDNIHIVLSGVNQQVRQVLLKAGIDTMIGEDHICDNISRAVVMANRIADKHRARHHDA; this is translated from the coding sequence ATGAACCTTTCAGGTACAATTGATTTCAGGCCGAAGCTGATTTCGGCGTTAAGTCACTATTCGCTTAGCCGCTTTAAGGACGACCTTATCGCAGGTATTGTTGTGGGCATCGTGGCCCTTCCTCTCGCAATCGCATTCGGTATAGCATCAGGCGTAAGCCCTACAATCGGATTGATTACCGCCATAATCGGAGGTTTCCTCGTATCGGCATTTGGAGGCAACTCAGTCCAGATTGGCGGTCCTACAGGTGCTTTCATCGTAATCGTCTACTCCATTATCCAGAATTACGGACTTCAGGGCCTTGCAATAGCAACCCTAATGGCCGGACTGATACTCATACTGCTCGGTATATTCCACCTCGGAACCGTGATCAAGTTCATACCCTATCCTATCGTAGTGGGATTTACCAGCGGTATCGCCCTCACAATATTCTCAACCCAGATCAACGACTTCCTCGGACTCGGACTTACCGATGTACCGAGCGACTTCCTGTCAAAATGGGGAGTCTACCTGAGCAACATAGCCAATATCGACCTTCCCACTCTCGGTGTGGGCGTGGTGTCACTCCTCATCATCATTCTCACCCCCATGATTTCAAAGAAGCTGCCCGGCTCGCTGATAGCAATAATCATCGTGACGGCGGCCGTGTATCTGCTCAAAGCCACATTCCCCGAAATAGCCGTAGAAACAATCGGCGACCGATTCGGCAACCTTCCCACCGACATTCCTCAGCCCAAGGGCTTTGAGCTGTCGATGAACACAATCAACATCCTGCTCCCGTCGGCATTTACAATCGCCATCCTCTGCGCCATAGAGTCACTGCTATCGGCTACGGTGGCCGACGGTGTCACCGGATCGCACACCAACTCCAACACCGAGCTTATCGGCCAGGGAATCGCCAACGTGGTAGTGCCGTTTTTCGGCGGAATACCCGTAACCGGTGCAATCGCCCGTACAATGACCAACATCACCAACGGCGGACGCACCCCCGTGGCCGGAATAATCCACACAGTGGTTCTGCTGTTGATATTCCTGTTCCTGATGCCGTTAATCAACATGGTGCCCATGGCCTGCCTCGCCGCAGTGCTGATTGTCGTGTCGTACAACATGAGCGGCTGGCGCACCGTAGTGGGAATATTCAAATCACCCAAAAGCGACATATCGGTTCTCCTCGTCACATTCCTGCTCACCGTCATCTTCGACCTTACGATAGCCATCGAAATAGGATTGCTTCTCGCCATAATCCTGTTTTTGCGTCGTGTCATGGAGAATACGCAAATCAAAGTGTACTCCGAGCAACTTGATGTGGCCGAAGGCACCGATGCCACCACTCATGAAGTGCTTGATGTGTCACGCGGCGTAGAGGTATATGAGATCGACGGCCCGTTCTTTTTCGGTGTCGCCACCAAGTTTGATGAAATGATGCGAAGCACACTCGGAACCAAGCCGATAGTGCGTATAATAAGGATGCGCAAGGTGCCCTTCATCGATGCGACAGCCGTGCACAACCTTGAGATACTCATCAAGTCATCGCAAAGCGACAACATACACATAGTGCTCTCGGGCGTAAACCAGCAGGTGCGTCAGGTGCTTCTCAAAGCCGGCATCGACACCATGATCGGCGAGGATCACATCTGCGACAACATATCACGCGCCGTTGTCATGGCCAACCGCATCGCCGACAAGCATCGCGCCCGTCATCACGATGCGTAA